From the genome of Aricia agestis chromosome 9, ilAriAges1.1, whole genome shotgun sequence, one region includes:
- the LOC121730743 gene encoding aspartyl/asparaginyl beta-hydroxylase isoform X2, producing MSGDVQPRKRKDKKKKKEELSIEEPRGTAAALGEGDVFMHSQHDHGTGGHWCAKIIFFSLLAVLITLIGLIILENRGLSELEANSVESRYSGVLEGWIEDTIDDDHHDEHTLELKHPAYSTNQKEDELGNDEESAEEHDVDEDDTENHGLDHENDDDLNDDDDDLNDDDDDHDDDNEIDEDNEDDDDGNDEENEREVGENYLDHKEDEIDNDDTDGLDDDQDDDEEVDNPYDGEEEDKYTNNFNSNEEEDEHEDEDEKDDDEEDIEVEKIEREITDDAILSAEATLDRDSPEDNVEDKSKEEEDEPKADESGEDDDFLEAIDDGDEPPVEIINAPSGAAFDEIEEETVIVKPPDTLADEEEYEKRQEELRKEVDESSHMWLKLVVGGALLVATHAVLRRCAAPRDEAEEENDTEEPLLVDRRMTLVPQHLDDQETEDTEESALPEKEIIEEVVQKIKNIDVAAPKKIVPKEEPKPVVKEEPPKQVEKDKELYSDEDEIEEDEEIEQSKETNVIKDEEVEPDDDVEIVDEEIDEEIEEEDIEEEEISDVDDAELLSRLDAKYGRLPEPHRPGQKDGGNSVDHLWPGEPSEAHWRQELDRAEEELRQGAWQSCERRVGVAALANSARARWLTARALDMGAEKKRDNTLLSRAINAYLHLLKMNEGFSNKRLKEIALRTIDRMQFGGKYLSAEPVYRLLIRRFPNVVGYRNNLTISFLMANRADLAEEVLKETLKLWPDDRLALAHHGFVMKNQHNKLEEAVVALQKALEGDTGPANEPRFYYHLGDALMLLGRVDEAHEVHKRGAKHGHFLSPSQRSLYNVPRLKSRPWWRVEDTPYANIARALEKSWREILKEGEAAKELYEKEKEGLKERGDWTQMDLFVRGREIPGRCARAPVTCSIARAAACRRGQVKFSLMAAGTHVRAHVGPTNCRLRMHLGLSNTRNTFIRVDNETKQWEVGKVLMFDDSFEHKVWHNGTGARLVLIVDVWHPDLTPQERRQLPAI from the exons ATGTCTGGTGATGTGCAACCACGAAAACGAAAAgataagaagaagaaaaaag AAGAATTAAGTATCGAGGAACCCCGTGGAACGGCAGCTGCTCTTGGTGAAGGAGATGTGTTCATGCACTCACAGCATGATCATGGCACGGGAGGACACTGGTGTgccaaaataattttcttttctctTCTAGCAGTATTAATTACGCTTATTGGTTTAATTATTCTAGAAAACAGAGGATTGAGTGAAT tggAGGCTAATTCTGTTGAATCACGATATTCTGGAGTATTGGAAGGTTGGATAGAAGACACTATTGATGATGATCACCATGATGAGCACACACTGGAACTTAAACATCCT GCATACAGTACAAATCAAAAAGAAGATGAACTTGGCAATGATGAAGAGAGTGCTGAGGAACATGATGTAGACGAAGATGATACTGAAAATCATGGCTTGGACCATGAGAATGATGACGAcctaaatgatgatgatgatgacctaaatgatgatgatgatgaccatgatgatgataatgagaTAGATGAAGACAATGAAGACGATGATGACGGAAATGATGAGGAAAATGAAAGGGAAGTAGGTGAAAATTATTTGGATCACAAAGAAGATGAAATTGATAATGATGACACCGATGGCCTTGATGATGATcaagatgatgatgaagaagtgGATAATCCTTATGATGGTGAAGAAGAAGATAAATacacaaataattttaattcaaatgAG gaaGAAGACGAACATGAAGATGAAGACGAGaaagatgatgatgaagaagatATAGAGGTGGAGAAAATAGAAAGGGAAATAACTGACGATGCAATATTATCTGCCGAAGCTACATTAGACCGAGACAGTCCCGAAGATAATGTTGAAG ATAAATCAAAGGAAGAGGAGGATGAGCCTAAAGCAGACGAGAGTGGTGAAGATGATGACTTTCTTGAAGCTATCGATGATGGTGATGAACCACCAGTGGAAATTATAAATGCACCCAGTGGTGCTGCTTTTGACGAG ATTGAAGAAGAAACGGTGATTGTGAAACCTCCAGACACATTAGCTGACGAAGAGGAGTATGAGAAACGTCAGGAGGAGCTACGTAAAGAAGTGGATGAGTCCTCACACA TGTGGCTGAAGCTGGTGGTAGGCGGGGCGTTACTGGTCGCCACGCACGCTGTACTGCGGCGCTGCGCGGCGCCGAGGG ATGAAGCCGAAGAAGAAAATGATACTGAAGAGCCTCTGCTCGTTGATCGTCGAATGACTCTAGTACCTCAACATTTAGATGATCAAGAAACAGAAGATACTGAAGAAAGTGCTCTCCCGGAAAAAGAAATCATCGAAGAAGtagtacaaaaaattaaaaacattgatGTCGCAGctccaaaaaaaattgtaccaAAAGAAGAGCCTAAGCCGGTTGTAAAAGAG GAACCGCCGAAGCAAGTAGAGAAAGATAAAGAATTGTACAGCGACGAAGACGAAATCGAAGAGGACGAAGAAATCGAACAATCGAAAGAGACTAACGTTATCAAAGATGAAGAAGTTGAGCCAGACGATGATGTGGAAATAGTGGACGAGGAAATTGATGAAGAAATCGAGGAAGAGGATATTGAGGAGGAGGAAATATCGGATGTAGATGATGCGGAGCTACTGAGTCGGCTCGATGCTAAATATGGCCGCTTGCCGGAACCACATAGGCCTGGACAGA AAGACGGTGGTAATAGTGTAGACCACTTGTGGCCGGGCGAGCCGAGCGAAGCGCACTGGAGACAAGAACTCGACCGCGCAGAGGAAGAACTCCGCCAG GGGGCGTGGCAATCGTGCGAGCGTCGAGTTGGCGTCGCGGCGCTGGCCAATAGCGCGCGAGCACGCTGGCTCACCGCACGAGCGCTCGACATGGGCGCTGAGAAGAAAAGGGACAACACGCTTCTGTCCCGAGCTATCAACGCATACCTGCATCTCCTCAAAATGAACGAAGGGTTCAGCAATAAGAGGCTAAAAGAAATTGCACTAAGGACCATTGACAGGATGCAGTTTGGAG GAAAGTACTTGAGTGCCGAgcccgtctatagactgttgaTCAGAAGATTTCCTAATGTGGTCGGGTATCGCAATAACTTAACAATATCCTTCCTAATGGCCAATCG GGCAGATTTGGCGGAAGAAGTTCTTAAAGAAACCCTGAAGTTGTGGCCCGACGACCGCTTGGCGTTGGCCCATCACGGCTTCGTGATGAAGAACCAACACAACAAACTAGAGGAAGCCGTCGTTGCACTCCAGAAAGCCCTAGAAGGGGACACGGGGCCAGCCAACGAGCCTCGATTCTACTACCACCTAGGAGATGCCCTGATGCTGCTAGGGCGAGTAGACGAGGCTCACGAAGTTCACAAACGCGGAGCGAAGCACGGCCACTTCCTATCTCCGTCCCAGAGGTCCCTCTACAACGTGCCACGGCTAAAAAGCCGCCCCTGGTGGCGGGTCGAGGATACGCCGTACGCGAACATAGCTCGAGCCTTAGAAAAATCCTGGAGGGAAATACTGAAAGAGGGCGAGGCGGCAAAGGAGTTGTACGAGAAAGAGAAGGAGGGTCTGAAAGAGAGGGGCGATTGGACGCAGATGGATCTGTTCGTGCGCGGCCGCGAGATCCCGGGGCGGTGCGCGCGCGCGCCCGTCACGTGCAGCATCGCCCGCGCCGCTGCCTGCCGCCGCGGTCAG GTGAAATTCAGCTTGATGGCTGCGGGTACGCACGTTCGCGCGCACGTCGGCCCCACCAACTGCCGCCTGCGCATGCACCTCGGACTGTCCAACACACGCAACACGTTCATACGCGTGGATAACGAGAccaa ACAATGGGAGGTGGGCAAAGTCCTGATGTTCGACGACAGCTTCGAACACAAGGTGTGGCACAACGGCACGGGCGCGCGACTCGTGCTCATCGTAGATGTATGGCACCCTGACCTCACGCCGCAAGAACGAAGGCAGCTGCCCGCCATATAA